One segment of Theobroma cacao cultivar B97-61/B2 chromosome 9, Criollo_cocoa_genome_V2, whole genome shotgun sequence DNA contains the following:
- the LOC18587758 gene encoding hydroxyproline O-galactosyltransferase HPGT3 — MEGLPTSTKAERRWRSKNLQTSKPSLVMVFFSCVAWLYVAGRLWQDAENRTLLANLLKKNIEQRPKVLTVEDKLMVLGCKDLERRIVEAEMDLTLAKSQGYLKHQLRQSGSSDQKLLAVIGVYTGFGSHLKRITFRGSWMPRGDALKKLEERGVVIRLVIGRSANRGDSLDRNIDEENRKTKDFFILDGHEEAQEELPKKAKFFFTAAVQNWDAEFYVKVDDNIDIGLEGLIGLLEQRRGQDSAYIGCMKSGEVVAEEGRPWFEPEWWKFGDEKSYFRHASGSLLILSKNLAQYINVNSASLKTYAHDDISVGSWMMGVQATYIDDNRLCCSSIRQDKVCSVA, encoded by the exons ATGGAGGGTTTACCTACGTCGACGAAAGCAGAGAGACGATGGAGATCGAAGAATCTACAGACATCCAAGCCTTCTTTGGTGATGGTCTTTTTCTCTTGCGTCGCTTGGCTCTACGTTGCTGGCCG GTTGTGGCAAGATGCAGAGAACAGAACATTGCTTGCTAATCTTCTTAAGAAGAACATTGAACAG AGACCAAAGGTTCTTACGGTCGAAGATAAGCTAATGGTCCTAGGATGCAA ggaTCTAGAGAGGAGGATTGTAGAAGCAGAGATGGATTTGACGTTAGCTAAGAGTCAAGGATACCTGAAGCACCAGTTGCGACAAAGTGGTTCTTCAGATCAGAAGCTTCTTGCAGTTATTGGAGTCTATACTGGATTTGGTAGTCACTTGAAACGAATTACATTTAGAGGATCTTGGATGCCTAGAG GTGATGCATTAAAAAAGCTGGAGGAAAGAGGGGTTGTGATACGATTGGTGATTGGTCGGAG TGCTAATCGAGGTGATAGCTTGGATCGCAATATTGATGAGGAAAACCGTAAGACAAAGGATTTCTTTATTCTT GATGGTCATGAGGAGGCGCAAGAGGAGCTTCCTAAGAAAgcaaaatttttcttcactGCTGCAGTTCAAAATTGGGATGCAGAATTTTACGTCAAAGTTGATGATAATATTGACATTGGCCTTG AGGGATTGATTGGACTTCTTGAACAACGGCGTGGCCAAGATAGTGCTTATATTGGATGCATGAAGTCAGGAGAAGTGGTTGCTGAAGA GGGAAGGCCTTGGTTTGAACCAGAATGGTGGAAGTTTGGGGATGAGAAATC GTATTTTCGCCATGCCTCTGGTTCACTTCTTATACTCTCCAAAAATCTTGCTCAGTACATCAACGTAAACAg TGCATCTTTGAAGACTTATGCGCATGATGATATATCGGTGGGGTCCTGGATGATGGGTGTCCAGGCAACTTACATAGATGACAATCGTCTTTGCTGCAGTAGCATTAGACAAG ATAAGGTGTGTTCCGTGGCTTGA
- the LOC18587755 gene encoding glutamic acid-rich protein yields the protein MSKVGQMESLSHNAVVLDSFLGFALQAMVVETAIVASKSVAWLLMMMGTRPNGIDVFIKETEAYAGFPLAQLLVVRKPGLENKDASDTEDDDDDDDEEDEAADDQDEDGGEEEDGSGEEGEDQGDPEDEPEANGDGGSGDEDDDDEDDDDDDEDGEEEEEEEEEEPEEEEEELQPPAKKRK from the exons ATGTCGAAGGTCGGGCAAATGGAAAGCCTGTCCCACAACGCTGTCGTTTTGGACAGTTTCCTGGGCTTTGCACTGCAAGCTATGGTTGTCGAGACTGCCATTGTTGCATCAAAGTCTGTCGCTTGGTTGCTCATGATG ATGGGAACTCGGCCTAATGGAATTGATGTCTTCATCAAAGAGACTGAGGCATATGCAGG GTTTCCACTTGCTCAGCTTCTTGTGGTGAGAAAACCTGGTCTGGAGAACAAGGATGCCAGTGACACtgaggatgatgatgatgatgatgatgaggaagATGAAGCAGCAGATGATCAAGATGAAGATGGAGGTGAGGAGGAAGATGGATCTGGTGAAGAGGGTGAAGATCAAGGGGATCCTGAGGATGAACCTGAGGCCAATGGGGATGGCGGCAGTGGAGATGAGGATGATGACgatgaggatgatgatgatgacgaTGAAGATGGTGAGGAAgaggaggaagaggaagaagaggagccggaagaagaagaggaagagctTCAGCCACCAGCTAAAAAGCGGAAATGA
- the LOC18587757 gene encoding heparanase-like protein 3 produces MSFVFKLLFLCFWLYWMSQGSVFVTSQRRGWSGNVISGTVVINGTASIGKTDDNFICATLDWWPPEKCDYGTCSWGRASLLNLDLANPILLNAIKAFSPLKIRMGGTLQDNVIYETKGDKNPCVPFPKNSSEIFGFSKGCLPMSRWDELNIFFKKAGAMVVFGLNALSGRTIGPDGSAIGAWNSSNAESLIRYTVNKGYTIYGWELGNELCGSGVGVRVSADRYASDVNSLQNIVQNIYKGFEVKPLVIAPGGFFDANWFTEFVKETPKSLQVVTQHIYNLGAGNDNQLTNKILDPSYLDGGNQPFGDLQAILKNSGTSAVAWVGEAGGAYNSGQNLVSNSFVYSFWYLDQLGMASSYDTKTYCRQTLIGGNYGLLDTATFVPHPDYYSALLWHRLMGSNVLSTSFSGTRNLRAYAHCSKQSQGIALLLINLSANTTVQVRVSTESPASNGDLRLQQEDQTPRINFATMPRNSKSNGNTREEYHLTAKDGNLHSKIVLLNGKVLSLNSSGGIPSMDPVNRSMLDPITVAPFSVVFSHIPSIRIPACKQG; encoded by the exons atgagtttcgtGTTTAAGCTTctgtttttgtgtttttggcTGTATTGGATGAGCCAAGGCTCAGTCTTTGTCACTTCACAAAGAAGAGGGTGGTCTGGAAATGTTATTAGCGGCACTGTTGTTATTAATGGAACAGCTTCAATAGGAAAAACAGATGACAATTTCATCTGTGCTACTCTGGATTGGTGGCCTCCTGAGAAATGTGACTATGGAACATGTAGCTGGGGCAGAGCTTCGCTTCTTAATCTA GATCTTGCCAACCCCATATTGTTAAATGCTATCAAAG CTTTTTCGCCATTAAAGATCAGAATGGGTGGTACCCTGCAAGATAATGTCATTTATGAGACCAAAGGTGATAAAAATCCTTGTGTACCATTTCCTAAAAATAGTTCAGAGATTTTCGGTTTCTCCAAAGGTTGCTTACCTATGTCTAGATGGGACGAACTCaacattttcttcaaaaaagcTGG GGCTATGGTTGTTTTTGGATTAAATGCATTAAGTGGGAGAACTATAGGTCCAGATGGTTCTGCCATCGGAGCTTGGAATTCTAGCAATGCTGAATCGCTCATACGATACACTGTCAACAAGGGCTATACTATATATGGTTGGGAACTTG GAAATGAACTGTGTGGCTCTGGCGTTGGAGTACGAGTCTCAGCAGATCGATATGCATCTGATGTGAACTCTCTTCAGAACATTGTTcagaatatatataaaggATTTGAGGTTAAGCCGCTAGTAATAGCACCAGGAGGATTCTTTGATGCAAATTGGTTCACAGAATTTGTAAAAGAAACACCTAAATCTCTTCAAGTAGTAACCCAACACATTTACAACCTTGGCGCAG GTAATGATAATCAGCTCACCAACAAAATCCTAGATCCATCCTATCTAGATGGTGGGAACCAGCCCTTTGGAGACCTTCAAGCAATTCTGAAGAATTCAGGAACTTCAGCAGTCGCTTGGGTTGGTGAAGCAGGAGGAGCTTATAACAGTGGCCAAAATCTTGTCAGCAATTCATTTGTATATAGTTTCTG GTACTTGGACCAGCTTGGGATGGCATCATCCTATGATACCAAAACATACTGCAGACAGACATTGATTGGTGGAAACTATGGCCTGCTTGACACTGCTACCTTTGTCCCACATCCAGATTACTACAG TGCTCTTCTCTGGCATCGTTTAATGGGGAGCAATGTCCTGTCCACGAGCTTCTCTGGGACAAGAAATCTACGAGCTTATGCTCACTGTTCTAAACAATCT CAAGGAATCGCATTGCTTCTCATCAATTTAAGTGCAAACACTACAGTTCAGGTCCGAGTTTCGACTGAAAGTCCTGCTAGCAATGGAGACTTGAGATTGCAGCAAGAAGACCAAACTCCAAGAATAAATTTTGCCACAATGCCTAGAAATTCTAAAAGTAACGGAAACACTAGGGAAGAGTACCATTTGACAGCTAAAGATGGGAATTTACACAGTAAAATTGTGCTTTTAAATGGGAAAGTACTCAGTCTAAATTCATCTGGGGGTATCCCTTCCATGGACCCAGTAAACAGGAGCATGTTAGATCCAATCACTGTTGCTCCTTTCTCCGTTGTCTTTTCTCACATTCCAAGCATACGAATTCCTGCCTGTAAGCAAGGATga
- the LOC18587754 gene encoding topless-related protein 1: MAASLSEDLIILILQFLNEEKFKEAAHMLEKESGLFFSMKYFQDLVLGGQFDEAEQYLSGFTKVDGNRFSRKTYFEIRKQKYLEALDKRDRDKAVDVLTKELKFFASENENLFKDITYLLSLDNFRENSQLSTYGDTKTTRKAMMVELKKLIEANPHFNGKLEIPDVINSRLRMLINQSLNWQHSHCSNPSRNPDIRTLWVDHSCRNSTDPHTQLATSSQLAVSAQNTEGFIPWSSNGAFQPTLNPWLATLSSMSHPVVSGEGVGLGGPTNLAAMSKGPGDSDSVSMARLLAFPDRTMLPGTSLSPITDFQLNATEELPKTVARSLNQSSVPTSMDFHPALQTFLLVGTNVGEISLWDVSSGEKMVSRNFQVWDLGTCSMPLKAYLIEGSSFSIRRIVWSSDGSVFGVAYSKHMIQLYAYHGGNYIRPHLEIDAHVGAVNDLSFCNTNMEAAFVTCGDDMTIKVWTVLTGARLYTFEGHEAAVHSVCPRSKENVHFIFSTSVDGKIKAWLYDSMGSSVDYTAPRGACMTMAYSADGKRLFSCGTTEEGETHLVEWNEIQGSVKRTYQGFHKPSLGSVQFDTSNSRYLAAGDDYSIKFWDMDHCVLLATVDAEGGLPACPRIRFNKEGSLLAVAANDHKIKILATVDGLRLIGTQETHPLIFSRPASDAPARNDDIEMEDIRSRSAEEVNPARAGKLINKISAPAQFRSLKLSADVEVDEISRLSYTNSANGILALASKGIHLLWKWPQANLNFNGKATTKVTPLFTVPPSGMLMTNDVIKGSYDDALPCFALSKNDSYLMSASGGKISLYNMTTSKTMTTFLAPPPVATCFTFHPQDNNIAAIGMDDSTIHIYNVRLSQVSARLNGHSKRITGLAFSHQLNILVSAGADAQIIVWEFGRWESKKNFFLLTPGERRRIGRSDTQVQFDKDQIHLVAANGNQLAIYDMRKLESMKPFVAIEVPSAISHATFSCDGQLVYCSLLDGTVRIFGAPNLQIQCQIYPTAYLPSDARSPAHPLALAAHPRDPNQFAMGLANGSVYICEPLESEGKWDVA; encoded by the exons ATGGCGGCTTCGCTTAGCGAAGATCTAATCATCCTGATCCTGCAGTTCCTCAACGAGGAAAAGTTCAAGGAAGCTGCTCACAT GCTCGAGAAGGAATCAGGACTATTCTTTAGCATGAAGTACTTTCAGGACCTGGTCCTCGGTGGGCAATTTGACGAGGCTGAGCAGTATCTTTCAGGCTTCACCAAAGTTGATGGTAATCGTTTTTCCAGGAAGACATATTTCGAAATCCGCAAGCAAAAGTATCTCGAGGCATTGGACAA GCGTGATAGGGACAAAGCTGTCGACGTCCTCACCAAGGAGCTCAAATTTTTTGCCTCTGAAAATGAGAATTTGTTCAAGGATATCACTTACCTGCTGTCATTAGACAATTTCAG GGAGAACAGCCAATTATCAACTTACGGAGATACAAAGACTACAAGAAAAGCTATGATGGTCGAGCTCAAGAAGCTTATTGAGGCAAACCCTCATTTTAACGGCAAGTTGGAGATTCCTGACGTTATAAATTCAAGGTTAAGGATGCTCATTAATCAAAG CTTAAATTGGCAACACTCCCATTGTTCAAATCCTAGCAGAAATCCTGACATAAGAACTCTTTGGGTGGATCACAGTTGCAGAAATTCTACTGATCCACATACACAACTTGCTACAAGCAGTCAGCTTGCAGTTTCTGCACAAAACACAGAAGGTTTCATTCCGTGGTCTTCAAATGGG GCATTCCAACCTACATTAAATCCATGGTTGGCAACTCTTTCAAGCATGAGTCATCCAGTAGTTTCTGGCGAAGGTGTTGGTTTGGGTGGCCCAACAAATCTCG CTGCAATGTCGAAGGGTCCTGGGGATTCTGATAGTGTGTCAATGGCAAGGCTCTTAGCATTTCCTGACAGG ACAATGCTACCAGGAACGAGTCTCTCTCCAATTACTGATTTTCAATTAAACGCTACTGAAGAATTGCCCAAGACTGTTGCACGCTCATTGAACCAATCATCAGTTCCCACAAGCATGGACTTTCATCCTGCTCTACAAACTTTCCTTCTGG TTGGAACCAACGTTGGTGAAATAAGTTTGTGGGACGTTAGTTCTGGAGAGAAGATGGTTTCAAGAAATTTTCAGGTGTGGGATCTTGGAACATGTTCGATGCCATTGAAG GCATATTTAATCGAAGGTTCATCTTTCTCAATAAGACGCATCGTATGGAGCTCGGACGGTTCTGTATTTG GAGTTGCATATTCTAAACATATGATACAGTTGTACGCTTATCATGGAGGGAATTACATTCGACCGCATTTGGAG ATTGATGCTCACGTTGGCGCTGTGAATGATCTATCATTCTGTAACACCAATATGGAAGCTGCTTTTGTTACTTGTGGTGATGACATGACCATCAAG gtGTGGACTGTACTTACTGGTGCTAGGTTGTACACATTTGAAGGTCATGAGGCAGCGGTACATTCTGTCTGTCCTCGTTCCAAAGAAAATGTCCAT TTTATCTTTTCAACCTCCGTGGATGGAAAGATAAAGGCATGGTTATACGATTCAATGGGATCCAGCGTCGACTATACTGCTCCCCGTGGTGCCTGTATGACAATGGCCTACAGTGCTGATGGGAAAAG GTTATTCTCATGCGGAACCACAGAAGAAGGGGAGACTCACTTGGTTGAATGGAATGAAATCCAAGGTTCTGTGAAGAGAACATATCAAGGATTTCACAAGCCATCCTTGGGATCGGTGCAGTTTGATACTTCTAATAGTCGCTACTTGGCAGCTGGTGATGACTATTCAATTAAGTTCTGGGATATGGACCATTGCGTGCTTTTAGCAACTGTTGATGCTGAGGGAGGACTACCG GCATGTCCACGTATCCGCTTCAACAAGGAGGGCTCCTTGTTGGCCGTTGCTGCAAATGATCATAAGATAAAAATCTTAGCAACAGTTGATGGTCTTCGATTGATTGGTACACAGGAAACTCATCCCCTTATTTTTTCAAGACCAGCATCTGATGCTCCAGCAAGG AATGATGACATAGAAATGGAGGATATCAGATCAAGATCAGCTGAAGAAGTAAACCCAGCAAGAGCAGGCAAGCTCATCAATAAAATTAGTGCACCTGCTCAATTTCGTTCACTGAAACTCTCAGCTGATGTTGAAGTAGATGAG ATCTCAAGGTTGAGTTATACTAATTCAGCCAATGGCATTTTGGCATTAGCATCTAAAGGCATTCATCTACTGTGGAAGTGGCCACAAGCCAACCTCAATTTCAATGGGAAG GCAACAACAAAGGTTACCCCTCTATTTACAGTACCACCATCTGGCATGTTAATGACCAATGATGTGATTAAGGGTAGTTATGATGACGCTCTGCCCTGTTTTGCATTGTCCAAGAATGACTCTTATCTCATGTCTGCATCAGGAGGCAAAATCTCCTTGTACAACATGACTACATCAAAg ACTATGACAACTTTCCTGGCTCCACCACCTGTGGCAACATGTTTTACTTTTCACCCTCAAGATAACAATATAGCTGCTATTGGCATGGATGATTCTACAATTCACATATATAATGTTCGCCTAAGCCAg GTCAGCGCCAGGCTTAATGGTCACTCTAAGAGAATCACCGGCCTTGCCTTTTCCCATCAGTTAAATATACTTGTTTCTGCAGGAGCTGATGCACAG ATCATTGTGTGGGAGTTTGGTCGTTGggaaagtaagaaaaattttttcttgCTAACTCCAGGAGAAAGGAGACGCATAGGAAGGTCAGACACCCAGGTTCAATTCGACAAGGATCAGATACACTTGGTTGCTGCGAATGGCAATCAGCTCGCCATATATGACATGAGGAAACTGGAGTCTATGAAGCCG TTTGTAGCAATAGAAGTTCCATCAGCAATCTCCCATGCAACATTCTCCTGTGATGGTCAGTTGGTGTACTGCAGTTTATTGGATGGAACAGTGCGCATATTTGGGGCACCAAATCTTCAAATACAATGCCAGATATACCCCACTGCTTATCTTCCCTCTGATGCCAG ATCGCCAGCACATCCGCTCGCGCTTGCCGCACATCCCCGAGACCCTAACCAGTTTGCCATGGGACTAGCAAACGGCAGCGTTTATATCTGTGAACCGCTCGAATCTGAGGGTAAATGGGACGTGGCCTAA